The Thermoleophilia bacterium genome contains the following window.
TGGCAGTCCCACCCTCATAGTCCTTTTCTGTAGACAGCCGTAAGTGATCGTTCTATACGCGGGCAGCGATAAATTCGACCACGTCTCCCACAGTGGAAAGCGCCTTGGCTTCCTCATCCGTGATCTTGATGCCAAATTGATCCTCAAGCTCCATTATGAGCTCGACTAGGTCGAGGCTGTCTGCGTCAAGATCGTCAGTAATCG
Protein-coding sequences here:
- the acpP gene encoding acyl carrier protein, with the translated sequence MTKDEILAKVRAILVEHLEVEPESVTLEASITDDLDADSLDLVELIMELEDQFGIKITDEEAKALSTVGDVVEFIAARV